One Diceros bicornis minor isolate mBicDic1 chromosome 26, mDicBic1.mat.cur, whole genome shotgun sequence DNA segment encodes these proteins:
- the ZFAND2A gene encoding AN1-type zinc finger protein 2A isoform X1, whose amino-acid sequence MEFPDLGRHCSEKTCKQLDFLPLKCDACKQDFCKDHFTCTAHKCPFAFKKDVQVPVCPLCNNPIPVKKGEIPDVVVGEHIDRDCKYHPGKKEKIFTYRCSKEGCRKKEMLQVACDQCHGNFCIQHRHPLDHSCTRGSCPITVAGCSAARASESKPSGALHTLSSSWLAQRFRYQSKWHAWLLLLLYRVWQPCVAVVNIEECSWYCS is encoded by the exons ATGGAGTTCCCTGATTTGGGGAGGCATTGTTCAGAAAAAACTTGCAAGCAGCTAG attttcttccattaaaatgTGATGCATGTAAACAAGATTTCTGTAAAGATCATTTTACCTGTACTGCCCATAAATGTCCCTTTGCATTCAAGAAG GATGTTCAGGTCCCAGTATGCCCACTTTGTAACAACCCAATCCCAGTAAAAAAGGGAGAGATACCAGATGTGGTGGTTGGTGAGCACATTGATCGAGATTGTAAATATCACcctgggaagaaagagaag ATTTTTACATACCGGTGCTCAAAAGAGGGATGCAGGAAGAAAGAGATGCTGCAGGTGGCTTGTGACCAGTGTCACGGCAATTTCTGTATTCAGCATAGACATCCTCTGGATCACAGCTGCACACGTGGGAGCTGCCCCATCACCGTGGCCGG ATGTTCAGCTGCGAGAGCCTCTGAGTCCAAGCCATCGGGAGCTCTACACACCCTGTCTTCCAGTTGGCTAGCTCAGCGATTCAGGTACCAGTCCAAATGGCATGCATGGTTGTTGTTGCTTTTGTATCGGGTGTGGCAGCCGTGTGTCGCAGTGGTGAATATTGAAGAGTGCAGTTGGTACTGCAGTTAG
- the ZFAND2A gene encoding AN1-type zinc finger protein 2A isoform X2, which translates to MEFPDLGRHCSEKTCKQLDFLPLKCDACKQDFCKDHFTCTAHKCPFAFKKDVQVPVCPLCNNPIPVKKGEIPDVVVGEHIDRDCKYHPGKKEKIFTYRCSKEGCRKKEMLQVACDQCHGNFCIQHRHPLDHSCTRGSCPITVAGCSAARASESKPSGALHTLSSSWLAQRFRWKVKR; encoded by the exons ATGGAGTTCCCTGATTTGGGGAGGCATTGTTCAGAAAAAACTTGCAAGCAGCTAG attttcttccattaaaatgTGATGCATGTAAACAAGATTTCTGTAAAGATCATTTTACCTGTACTGCCCATAAATGTCCCTTTGCATTCAAGAAG GATGTTCAGGTCCCAGTATGCCCACTTTGTAACAACCCAATCCCAGTAAAAAAGGGAGAGATACCAGATGTGGTGGTTGGTGAGCACATTGATCGAGATTGTAAATATCACcctgggaagaaagagaag ATTTTTACATACCGGTGCTCAAAAGAGGGATGCAGGAAGAAAGAGATGCTGCAGGTGGCTTGTGACCAGTGTCACGGCAATTTCTGTATTCAGCATAGACATCCTCTGGATCACAGCTGCACACGTGGGAGCTGCCCCATCACCGTGGCCGG ATGTTCAGCTGCGAGAGCCTCTGAGTCCAAGCCATCGGGAGCTCTACACACCCTGTCTTCCAGTTGGCTAGCTCAGCGATTCAG GTGGAAAGTAAAGAGATGA